A region from the Anoplolepis gracilipes chromosome 2, ASM4749672v1, whole genome shotgun sequence genome encodes:
- the LOC140662868 gene encoding uncharacterized protein gives MKSISLESFLFLFTLKLFVNNAYPIIDDNEEIVKDNIMKKSANIPINDADASVTLYTCVYIPPTLEACKFTSYDKTKDLQNLKHTLLDGKRRELSRNNKIFYAHSPRLSTDKSINTIIYEIQRCVPSRLPFILPQCTDEDFANKKSEIQQLYPFVIDDFSKGYEFPMFNFSTQTRIVSKSV, from the exons ATGAAGAGCATTTCGTTGGAAtcgtttttatttctctttacttTGAagttatttgttaataatgcGTATCCAATCATCGATGACAACGAAGAGATTgtcaaagataatataatgaaaaaaagcgCAAATATTCCGATAAATGATGCAGATGCATCAGTTACActttatacatgtgtatatataccaCCGACTCTGGAAGCATGTAAATTCACTAG ttaTGATAAAACCAAAGATCTTCAGAATCTGAAACATACATTGTTAGACGGAAAGAGGCGTGAGCTATCgaggaataataaaatattctatgcaCATTCACCGCGTCTTTCAACGGATAAGAgtataaatactataatatatgaaatacaaAGATGCGTACCGTCAAG ACTGCCGTTTATTTTGCCTCAGTGCACCGATGAAGATTTTGCCAACAAGAAAAGCGAGATTCAACAGCTTTATCCCTTTGTGATAGATGACTTTTCAAAAGGATATGAATTtccaatgtttaatttttctactcAAACTCGAATAGTATCAAAGTCCGTATGa